The Bradyrhizobium barranii subsp. barranii genome segment CGGAGACCTGTGTGACGTATTCGCCGGACTTCGCCCAGTGAAAATGCCAGGTCTCGCCGGGCAGCACGATGACGCTGCCCGGCGGATAGGCTTTCACCTGATCGCCATCAAAACGCTCGCCGAGGCCGATGTAGAACACACCCGACATGACCGTGTAGATGCGGTCCTCCGGATGCTTGTGCGGCATCAGTTTCGTGCCGCCCGGCACCTTCACCCGGACCACGTAAGGTCCGGGTTCGCTGGGATGGCCGACCATCACCGCCAGCCGCGCGCCCGGCGGGAACGCAGGGAACGGTTGCCAAGCGATGTCCTCGGGCAAAATCGCCCGGAACCTGTCTTCATCCGGCTGATGCTGGCGAGGCGGATCTTGGCGAGACAGATCTTGGCGAGACATGGCACCGTTCCCTGTGTTCGATCAGGTCAATTTGGCGTCGAGCGTGATCGCGGCGTTGAGCACCTTCGACACCGGACAGTTCTTCTCGGCCTCGCCGGCGATCTTGGCGAAACCTGCGTCGTCAAGGTTCGGCACCTTGGCGCGAAGCGTCAGTGCCGACTTGCTGATCTTGAAGCCCTTGCCTTCCGGCTCGAGCGTGATGGCGGCTACCGTCGACAGCTCGTCCGGCGTGAAGCCGGCGAGCTGAAGGCCGAAGGCCAGTGCCATGGTAAAGCAACCGGCATGGGCCGCGGCGATCAACTCCTCGGGATTGGTGCCCTTCTCGCTCTCGAAGCGGGTCTTGAACGAATAGGGCGTCCCGGCGAGCACGCCGGATTCGCTCGAGAGATGGCCGGTGCCGTCGCGACCGGTGCCCTTCCAGACTGCTGTTGCCTTGCGGATCATCTCAATTCTCCTTGTTGGTTTTCAGGTTGGTTTTTAGCACCGGCGCTCGGTAGCGGAGGAAAGCGACATTGGCACGACCGCCTGTCACCCCTCCAACCGGCCGAACGCCACAGCGGTTCCGTTAGCCGCTGATTTGACCCACATGGAAGCCAAGCCGGTTCTCGACGTCGCCGGCTCGGTGGAAACCGCGCGCCATCAGCGCCTTGATGCGGGTCTGGCTGGCGGGACGGCCGAGCGCGGCCAGGAACGCGTCCCACTCCGGCTTGATCTCGTCATCCGGCGGCAGGCTCGCAACATCGACAAGACGCTTGGTCTCGGCGATGGCCTCCTTGTCGAACGACGCGATGCGCATGGCGAGCGCCTCGACGAAGCCGTCGAGCTCCGCATCCGGCAGCGAACGATTCACGTAGCCGTAACGCTCGGCGAGATCGCCGTGGATGTCGTCGGCACCGAGCAACACTTCGAGCGCACGGCCTCGGCCCATCAGCCGCGGCAACCGGGCCATCGGTCCGCCGCCGGGCACGAGTCCCGCGCCGACCTCCCATTGCGACAGGATCGCCTTCTCGCGGCTGGCAAAGCGCATGTCGCTCGCCAGCGCGAGCTCGCTGCCGACCCCGGTCGCACGGCCCCGGATCGAGGCAATGGAGACGACCGGCGCGCGGCTGAGGCGCACCAGCATGTCAGGCAGCGCCTGCAGGCCGGTCGGCCCGGGTGGAACGCGAAGCGAGTCCTCAAGCGGCGCCAGGAAGTCGTAATGCGTGATGAAGAAGCCTTCAACGGCGCTGTCGAATACGACCACCTTCACGTCCGGATCGGTCTCAATCGCGGTGATGATCTCGTTGAGCAGCGGAAGGTGCTTTGGACCGAAGATGTTCACCGGCGGCATGTCGAAGGTGACGCGCCAGTATGTCGGCAGGCGCCGCTCCAGGCGAATGTCTTCGGTGGTGAAGATCTGTACGGGGCGGTTCATTGTTGGCACTCCTGATATTTGTGTTCGGAAAAGGGACGAACGGCAGCGCGCGTCCCCTGCTCGGTTCAGATCGACTGGCGCAGCGGGCGGAACGCGGTGCGCATTTCCGCAGAGAACAGCGCGGGCTGCTCCCAGGCTGCGAAGTGGCCGCCCTTGTCGAGCCGGTTGTAGTGCATCAGCTTCGGATAGGCCTTCTCGGCCCAGCTGCGCGGCGCGGCACAGATCTCGTCAGGGAACACGCTGACGGCGACCGGGATCTTGATGTACTTGGGCTCGAGGAACACCAGCTTATTCTCCCAGTAGAGCCGCGCCGACGAGACCGCGGTGTTGGTGAGCCAGTAGAGCGTGATGTTGTCGATCACGTCGTCCCGCGACAGGCCTT includes the following:
- a CDS encoding cupin domain-containing protein, whose translation is MPEDIAWQPFPAFPPGARLAVMVGHPSEPGPYVVRVKVPGGTKLMPHKHPEDRIYTVMSGVFYIGLGERFDGDQVKAYPPGSVIVLPGETWHFHWAKSGEYVTQVSAIGPLGLEYHDDHDDPRLHPAADKR
- a CDS encoding OsmC family protein, producing the protein MIRKATAVWKGTGRDGTGHLSSESGVLAGTPYSFKTRFESEKGTNPEELIAAAHAGCFTMALAFGLQLAGFTPDELSTVAAITLEPEGKGFKISKSALTLRAKVPNLDDAGFAKIAGEAEKNCPVSKVLNAAITLDAKLT
- a CDS encoding enoyl-CoA hydratase/isomerase family protein gives rise to the protein MNRPVQIFTTEDIRLERRLPTYWRVTFDMPPVNIFGPKHLPLLNEIITAIETDPDVKVVVFDSAVEGFFITHYDFLAPLEDSLRVPPGPTGLQALPDMLVRLSRAPVVSIASIRGRATGVGSELALASDMRFASREKAILSQWEVGAGLVPGGGPMARLPRLMGRGRALEVLLGADDIHGDLAERYGYVNRSLPDAELDGFVEALAMRIASFDKEAIAETKRLVDVASLPPDDEIKPEWDAFLAALGRPASQTRIKALMARGFHRAGDVENRLGFHVGQISG